In one Kitasatospora cineracea genomic region, the following are encoded:
- a CDS encoding recombinase family protein — protein sequence MTKNTGHLIGYARVSTDDQEARLQHDALTKAGCTRIFTDKASGKNTDRPELAAVLDHLRLGDTLCVWKLDRFARSLIDLVVMVDALSARGIGFKVLTGALASIDPNTPDGRLMFQVVGAMAEFERSLIKDRTRAGLDAARAQGRTGGRPNVLNADKLAAARARRAKGESVTAIAKALGVSRATLYRHLGE from the coding sequence ATGACGAAGAACACGGGGCACCTGATCGGCTACGCCCGAGTCTCCACCGATGACCAGGAGGCCCGGCTCCAGCACGACGCGCTCACGAAGGCGGGCTGCACTCGGATCTTCACGGACAAGGCATCGGGGAAGAACACGGACCGTCCGGAGCTTGCCGCCGTCCTGGACCACCTGCGCCTCGGCGACACCCTGTGCGTGTGGAAGCTGGATCGCTTCGCCCGCTCGCTGATCGACCTGGTGGTGATGGTGGACGCCCTGTCGGCCAGGGGCATCGGGTTCAAGGTGCTGACGGGCGCGCTAGCGAGTATCGACCCGAACACTCCCGACGGCCGCCTGATGTTCCAGGTGGTCGGCGCGATGGCGGAGTTCGAACGGAGCCTGATCAAGGACCGCACCCGGGCCGGACTGGATGCCGCCAGGGCGCAGGGCCGCACGGGTGGTCGGCCGAACGTGCTGAACGCTGACAAGCTCGCCGCCGCCCGTGCCCGGCGGGCGAAAGGGGAGAGCGTCACGGCCATCGCCAAGGCACTCGGCGTGAGCCGCGCGACCCTGTACCGCCATCTCGGGGAGTAG
- a CDS encoding recombinase family protein — protein sequence MTDATTAAVRAMPRARRPKGVPAGTTGLRAAIYVRLSRETEETTSPERQRAACEALCQARGWTVVAVEEDIDVSGFSRGLERPGLQRVLSRLTELDVVVFFKIDRLARSTVDFAEIMRITETADVALASATEPLDLTTSMGRAMAKVIAVFAELESDTIGMRVSSAHEHLRREGRYTGGRVPYGYRVAPNPDGAGKVLEVNPEEAETVRGIVERVLAKDSLMTVAADLSKAGVPSPGHTSRQTTGKRSDSKKWYTTTLRSLLTNPQLLGQVIEDGKPILRTDGLPLVNRMPILDIDIWQALQDELERRSHPGDRRREGTSLLRGIVHCALCGFRMYTYMAGGRLRYRCIGRLKKRQGGERIDCYGVSIAGESMENHVEARFLESFGRLPVVRVVEQAGEDFRPQIRQAQEALSDLEKDRYDRGLFKGDDGADRYAAQYAKLEDRVASLKEKQRTAKPGGVVEVPTGRTFGQHWKAADTAGKRDLLLHAGAFVEVSPATKSGPAFDASRLAVRFGTDGRVKRADAEGKDVEAVIRQAEAEETAGGTGS from the coding sequence GTGACCGACGCCACAACTGCCGCTGTCCGGGCCATGCCCCGTGCCCGTCGCCCGAAGGGCGTTCCGGCTGGCACCACCGGATTGCGCGCAGCCATCTATGTTCGCCTATCGCGCGAGACAGAGGAAACGACGTCTCCCGAGCGCCAGCGCGCTGCCTGTGAAGCGCTCTGCCAGGCCCGGGGCTGGACCGTCGTCGCCGTCGAAGAGGACATCGACGTCTCGGGCTTCTCACGCGGGCTCGAACGGCCCGGACTCCAGCGGGTTCTGTCGAGGCTAACCGAACTGGACGTCGTCGTATTCTTCAAGATCGACCGGCTGGCCCGCTCCACGGTGGACTTCGCCGAGATCATGCGGATCACCGAGACCGCCGACGTCGCGCTGGCCTCGGCGACCGAACCACTGGACCTGACCACCTCCATGGGCCGCGCCATGGCGAAGGTGATCGCGGTCTTCGCCGAACTGGAGTCCGACACCATCGGCATGCGCGTCTCCAGCGCCCACGAACACCTGCGGCGCGAGGGCCGTTACACCGGCGGACGCGTCCCCTACGGCTACCGGGTGGCCCCGAACCCGGACGGCGCGGGCAAGGTGCTTGAGGTCAACCCGGAGGAGGCCGAGACGGTTCGCGGCATCGTGGAGCGCGTCCTCGCCAAGGACTCCCTGATGACTGTCGCTGCCGACCTGAGCAAGGCCGGCGTCCCCTCGCCCGGCCACACGTCGCGGCAGACCACCGGCAAGCGCAGCGACTCGAAGAAGTGGTACACGACCACGCTGCGGAGCCTGCTCACCAACCCGCAACTGCTCGGCCAGGTCATCGAGGACGGCAAGCCCATCCTGCGCACGGACGGCCTGCCGCTGGTCAACCGGATGCCGATCCTGGACATCGACATCTGGCAGGCCCTCCAGGACGAACTGGAACGCCGCAGCCACCCCGGCGACCGTCGGCGCGAAGGCACGTCGCTGCTCCGGGGCATCGTCCACTGCGCGCTGTGCGGCTTCCGGATGTATACCTACATGGCGGGCGGACGGCTCCGCTACCGCTGCATCGGCCGGCTGAAGAAGCGGCAGGGCGGCGAGCGGATCGACTGCTACGGCGTGAGCATCGCCGGGGAGTCGATGGAGAACCACGTGGAGGCCCGTTTCCTGGAGTCTTTCGGCAGGCTGCCCGTGGTGCGCGTGGTCGAGCAGGCCGGGGAGGACTTCCGCCCGCAGATCAGGCAGGCCCAGGAAGCCCTGTCCGACCTGGAGAAGGACCGCTACGACCGGGGCCTGTTCAAGGGCGACGACGGCGCCGACCGCTACGCCGCGCAGTACGCCAAGCTCGAAGACCGCGTCGCCTCGCTGAAGGAGAAGCAGCGCACCGCCAAGCCCGGCGGCGTGGTCGAGGTCCCCACCGGCCGGACCTTCGGCCAGCACTGGAAGGCGGCCGACACGGCGGGCAAGCGGGACCTGCTGCTGCACGCGGGCGCGTTCGTGGAGGTCTCGCCCGCGACGAAGAGCGGCCCCGCTTTCGACGCCTCACGGCTGGCGGTCCGGTTCGGCACGGACGGGCGGGTCAAGCGGGCCGACGCGGAGGGCAAGGACGTGGAGGCCGTGATCCGGCAGGCGGAGGCGGAGGAGACAGCGGGCGGCACAGGCTCGTAG
- a CDS encoding DNA repair helicase XPB → MSCLIVQSDKTLLLEIDHPRAAECRRVIAPFAELERAPEHVHTYRVTPLGLWNARAAGHDAEQVVDALVEYSRYPVPHALLVDVADTMARYGRLQLQKHPVHGLVLTTTDRPVLEEVLRSKKIVPLVGARVDPDTVLVHPSERGQVKQVLLKLGWPAEDHAGYVDGEAHPIDLREDGWQLRPYQRHAVDGFWHGGSGVVVLPCGAGKTLVGAAAMAEAKSTTLILVTNTVSARQWKHELVKRTSLTEDEIGEYSGTRKEIRPVTIATYQVMTTKRKGVYAHLELFDARNWGLVVYDEVHLLPAPVFKFTADLQARRRLGLTATLVREDGREGDVFSLIGPKRFDAPWKEIEAQGYIAPADCCEVRVTLTDSERLAYATAEPEEKYRFCSTTATKRRVVERLVEKHKGDQTLVIGQYIDQLDELGEVLDAPVIKGETSNAQREKLFEAFRSKEIGVLVVSKVANFSIDLPEATVAIQVSGTFGSRQEEAQRLGRVLRPKADGHAAHFYSVVARDTVDQDFAAHRQRFLAEQGYAYRIVDADDL, encoded by the coding sequence GTGTCCTGCTTGATCGTGCAGAGCGACAAGACGCTGCTGTTGGAGATCGACCACCCGCGGGCGGCGGAGTGCCGGCGGGTGATCGCGCCGTTCGCCGAGTTGGAGCGGGCGCCGGAGCACGTGCACACGTACCGGGTGACGCCGCTGGGGCTGTGGAACGCGCGGGCGGCGGGGCACGACGCGGAGCAGGTGGTGGACGCGCTGGTGGAGTACTCGCGCTACCCGGTGCCGCACGCCCTGCTGGTGGACGTCGCGGACACCATGGCGCGCTACGGGCGCCTCCAGCTGCAGAAGCACCCGGTGCACGGGCTGGTGCTGACCACCACCGACCGGCCGGTGCTGGAGGAGGTGCTGCGCTCGAAGAAGATCGTCCCGCTGGTGGGGGCCCGGGTCGACCCGGACACCGTGCTGGTGCACCCCTCGGAGCGCGGGCAGGTCAAGCAGGTGCTGCTGAAGCTCGGCTGGCCCGCCGAGGACCACGCCGGGTACGTGGACGGCGAGGCGCACCCGATCGACCTGCGGGAGGACGGCTGGCAGCTGCGCCCGTACCAGCGGCACGCGGTGGACGGCTTCTGGCACGGCGGCTCGGGCGTGGTCGTGCTGCCCTGCGGCGCGGGCAAGACGCTGGTGGGCGCGGCGGCGATGGCGGAGGCCAAGTCGACCACGCTGATCCTGGTGACCAACACCGTTTCGGCCCGGCAGTGGAAGCACGAGCTGGTCAAGCGCACCTCGCTGACCGAGGACGAGATCGGCGAGTACAGCGGCACCCGCAAGGAGATCCGCCCGGTCACCATCGCCACGTACCAGGTGATGACGACCAAGCGGAAGGGCGTGTACGCGCACCTGGAGCTGTTCGACGCCCGCAACTGGGGCCTGGTGGTGTACGACGAGGTGCACCTGCTGCCCGCGCCGGTGTTCAAGTTCACCGCGGACCTGCAGGCCCGCCGCCGGCTCGGCCTGACCGCGACGCTGGTGCGCGAGGACGGCCGGGAGGGCGACGTGTTCTCGCTGATCGGCCCGAAGCGGTTCGACGCCCCGTGGAAGGAGATCGAGGCGCAGGGCTACATCGCGCCCGCCGACTGCTGCGAGGTCCGGGTGACGCTGACCGACTCCGAGCGGCTGGCGTACGCGACGGCCGAGCCGGAGGAGAAGTACCGGTTCTGCTCGACCACGGCGACCAAGCGCCGGGTGGTGGAGCGGCTGGTGGAGAAGCACAAGGGCGACCAGACCCTGGTGATCGGCCAGTACATCGACCAGCTGGACGAGCTGGGCGAGGTGCTGGACGCCCCGGTGATCAAGGGCGAGACCTCGAACGCCCAGCGGGAGAAGCTGTTCGAGGCGTTCCGGTCGAAGGAGATCGGCGTGCTGGTGGTCTCGAAGGTGGCGAACTTCTCGATCGACCTGCCGGAGGCGACGGTGGCGATCCAGGTGTCGGGCACCTTCGGCTCCCGCCAGGAGGAGGCCCAGCGGCTGGGCCGGGTGCTGCGTCCGAAGGCGGACGGGCACGCGGCGCACTTCTACTCGGTGGTCGCCCGGGACACCGTCGACCAGGACTTCGCGGCGCACCGCCAGCGCTTCCTGGCCGAGCAGGGCTACGCGTACCGGATCGTCGACGCCGACGACCTGTAG
- a CDS encoding HelD family protein: MHSPTPTETADAATDPLGRERSHLAASRAALTAMREDVEALDLRDVAGTWVSAQVLQKQVDERIKALADLAHTPLFFGRLDYLHAISEAESEGSGGERFYIGRRHVHDAGGDPMVIDWRAPVSQPFYRASRTEPMDVAKRRRFGYTGGELTAYEDENLSDPDESDSRSALLAAEIEKPRVGPMRDIVATIQPEQDEIVRADVTGTVCVQGAPGTGKTAVGLHRVAYLLYAHRERLARTGTLVVGPNRSFLQYIEQVLPALGELDVAQATVQELVGHVEVRGTDTADTARIKGDARMARVLRNAVRAGITLPTEPCVVVRGSRRWRVPAYELEEIVRELMGREIRYGAALEALPQRIAHAVLVKMEQGGEAPDDRVQDAVARNAAVKATVKACWPAVDPVKLVHRLLGDPEFLATAADGLLDADEQAALLWAKPPRSARTAPWSAADAVLIDEAADLVHRTPSLGHVVVDEAQDLSPMQYRAVGRRCTTGSATVLGDLAQGTTPWATGSWQEALHHLGKDGAHVEELTQGFRVPGEVIAYASRLLPAIAPGLAPATSIRDLPGSLALRHVPDGLDAAALDACREALGHEGSVGLIAADARIPALAAALTAAGLPYLDPGTETTADARLTLVPASLAKGLEYDYVVLDEPAAIVTGEPDHRTGLRRLYVSLTRAVSGLTVLHAEPLPAELG, from the coding sequence GTGCACTCCCCCACCCCCACCGAAACCGCCGACGCCGCCACCGATCCGCTCGGCCGCGAACGCTCCCACCTCGCCGCCTCCCGGGCCGCGCTGACCGCGATGCGCGAGGACGTCGAGGCACTCGACCTGCGCGACGTGGCCGGCACCTGGGTCTCCGCCCAGGTGCTGCAGAAGCAGGTCGACGAGCGGATCAAGGCGCTCGCCGACCTCGCGCACACCCCGCTGTTCTTCGGCCGCCTCGACTACCTGCACGCGATCAGCGAGGCCGAGTCCGAGGGCAGCGGCGGCGAGCGCTTCTACATCGGCCGCCGCCACGTGCACGACGCGGGCGGCGACCCGATGGTGATCGACTGGCGCGCCCCGGTCTCCCAGCCGTTCTACCGGGCCAGCCGCACCGAGCCGATGGACGTCGCCAAGCGCCGCCGCTTCGGCTACACCGGCGGCGAGCTGACCGCCTACGAGGACGAGAACCTCTCCGACCCGGACGAGTCCGACAGCCGCTCCGCGCTGCTCGCCGCCGAGATCGAGAAGCCCCGCGTCGGCCCGATGCGCGACATCGTCGCCACCATCCAGCCCGAGCAGGACGAGATCGTCCGCGCCGACGTCACCGGCACCGTCTGCGTCCAGGGCGCCCCCGGCACCGGCAAGACCGCCGTCGGCCTGCACCGCGTCGCCTACCTGCTGTACGCGCACCGCGAGCGCCTGGCCCGCACCGGCACCCTGGTGGTCGGCCCGAACCGGTCCTTCCTGCAGTACATCGAGCAGGTGCTGCCCGCCCTCGGCGAGCTGGACGTCGCCCAGGCCACCGTGCAGGAGCTCGTCGGCCACGTCGAGGTCCGCGGCACCGACACCGCCGACACCGCCCGGATCAAGGGCGACGCCCGGATGGCCCGCGTCCTGCGCAACGCCGTCCGGGCCGGGATCACCCTGCCCACCGAGCCCTGCGTGGTCGTCCGCGGCTCCCGCCGCTGGCGCGTCCCCGCGTACGAACTAGAGGAGATCGTCCGCGAGTTGATGGGCCGCGAGATCCGCTACGGGGCCGCCCTGGAGGCCCTGCCGCAGCGGATCGCGCACGCCGTCCTGGTCAAGATGGAGCAGGGCGGCGAGGCCCCCGACGACCGGGTGCAGGACGCCGTCGCCCGCAACGCCGCGGTCAAGGCCACCGTCAAGGCGTGCTGGCCCGCCGTCGACCCGGTCAAGCTGGTGCACCGACTGCTCGGCGACCCGGAGTTCCTCGCCACCGCCGCCGACGGCCTGCTCGACGCCGACGAACAGGCCGCCCTGCTCTGGGCCAAGCCCCCGCGCAGCGCCCGCACCGCCCCCTGGTCGGCCGCCGACGCCGTCCTGATCGACGAGGCCGCCGACCTGGTGCACCGCACCCCCTCGCTCGGCCACGTGGTCGTCGACGAGGCCCAGGACCTCTCCCCGATGCAGTACCGGGCCGTCGGCCGCCGCTGCACCACCGGCTCCGCGACCGTCCTCGGCGACCTCGCCCAGGGCACCACCCCGTGGGCCACCGGCAGTTGGCAGGAGGCCCTGCACCACCTCGGCAAGGACGGCGCCCACGTCGAGGAGCTCACCCAGGGCTTCCGCGTCCCCGGCGAGGTCATCGCCTACGCCTCCCGGCTGCTCCCCGCCATCGCCCCCGGCCTGGCCCCCGCCACCTCGATCCGCGACCTGCCCGGCTCACTCGCCCTCCGGCACGTCCCGGACGGCCTGGACGCCGCCGCGCTGGACGCCTGCCGCGAAGCGCTCGGCCACGAGGGCTCGGTCGGCCTGATCGCCGCCGACGCCCGGATCCCGGCCCTCGCCGCCGCCCTCACCGCCGCCGGGCTCCCCTACCTCGACCCCGGCACCGAGACCACCGCCGACGCCCGTCTCACCCTCGTCCCGGCCTCCCTCGCCAAGGGCCTCGAGTACGACTACGTGGTCCTCGACGAACCCGCCGCGATCGTCACCGGCGAACCCGACCACCGCACCGGCCTGCGCCGCCTCTACGTCTCCCTGACCCGCGCGGTCTCCGGCCTGACGGTCCTCCACGCGGAGCCGCTGCCGGCAGAACTCGGCTGA